In Mixta intestinalis, the following are encoded in one genomic region:
- the malE gene encoding maltose/maltodextrin ABC transporter substrate-binding protein MalE produces MSKFKLNGKTLLLCALTAALLPGAALAKIEEGKLVIWINGDKGYNGLAEVGKKFEQDTGIKVTIEHPDKLEEKYPQVAATGDGPDIIFWAHDRFGGYAQSGLLAEVAPDKTLQDKIYPFTWDAVRYNGKLIGYPVAVESLSLIYNKDLLPNPPKTWEEIPALDKQLRAKGKSAIMFNLQEPYFTWPLIAADGGYAFKKENGSYNVKNVGVNNQGSQEGLKFLVDLIKNKHLNADTDYAIAEAAFNKGETAMTINGPWAWNNIDGAKVNYGVTLLPTFKGKPSKPFVGVLSAGINAASPNKELAKEFIENYLLTDDGLAKVNADKPLGAVALKSYQEKLAKDEKISATMENSQKGEIMPNVPQMSAFWYAERSAVLNAINGRQSVEAALKDAESRLTK; encoded by the coding sequence ATGTCAAAGTTCAAACTGAATGGCAAAACTCTACTGTTATGCGCTCTGACCGCCGCGCTGCTGCCCGGCGCGGCGCTGGCGAAAATCGAAGAAGGCAAGCTGGTCATCTGGATTAACGGCGATAAGGGCTACAACGGCCTGGCGGAAGTGGGTAAGAAATTTGAGCAGGATACCGGTATTAAAGTCACTATCGAGCATCCCGATAAGCTGGAAGAAAAATATCCGCAGGTGGCCGCAACCGGTGATGGCCCTGATATTATTTTCTGGGCGCACGATCGCTTCGGCGGCTATGCGCAGTCCGGCCTGCTGGCGGAAGTCGCACCAGATAAAACCCTACAGGACAAAATCTACCCCTTTACCTGGGATGCCGTGCGCTATAACGGCAAGCTGATCGGTTATCCGGTCGCGGTGGAATCACTGTCGCTGATTTATAACAAAGACCTGTTGCCTAATCCGCCGAAAACTTGGGAAGAAATCCCGGCGCTGGATAAACAGCTGCGCGCCAAAGGTAAAAGCGCCATTATGTTTAACCTTCAGGAGCCCTATTTTACCTGGCCGCTCATTGCTGCGGACGGCGGCTACGCCTTTAAGAAAGAAAACGGCAGCTATAACGTAAAAAACGTCGGTGTTAATAATCAAGGCTCGCAGGAAGGTCTGAAATTCCTGGTCGATTTAATTAAGAACAAACATCTTAATGCGGATACCGATTACGCCATCGCCGAAGCCGCATTTAATAAAGGTGAAACCGCTATGACTATTAACGGTCCCTGGGCGTGGAATAATATCGACGGCGCGAAAGTTAATTATGGCGTAACGCTGCTGCCTACCTTTAAAGGTAAGCCTTCAAAACCGTTCGTTGGAGTGTTGAGCGCCGGAATTAACGCCGCCAGCCCGAATAAAGAACTGGCGAAAGAGTTTATCGAAAACTACCTGCTGACAGACGATGGTCTGGCGAAAGTGAACGCTGACAAACCACTGGGTGCCGTGGCGCTGAAATCCTACCAGGAGAAGCTGGCGAAGGATGAGAAGATCTCCGCCACCATGGAGAACTCACAGAAAGGTGAAATCATGCCGAACGTGCCGCAGATGTCCGCCTTCTGGTATGCGGAACGCAGCGCGGTACTGAACGCGATTAACGGGCGTCAGAGCGTGGAAGCCGCGCTGAAAGATGCGGAGAGCCGTCTAACCAAGTAA
- the malF gene encoding maltose ABC transporter permease MalF, whose protein sequence is MAKSALWWQRDALKWLVLALCVLVTGYLVVLMYAQGEYLFAIVTLVLLSSGLVVFSARRAQAWRYVWPGLAGMVLFILFPLACTIAIAFTNYSSTNQLTFERARQVLLDRQFQAGEGYAFSLWSATDNQWRLLLNGAENKQFISPPFSLSSPSEQTLTLTETQQPPDGERAMLRVITQNRQALSRLTAHLPDGTQLRMSSLRQFSGTQPRYHLGEGDILTDKQTGQIWYPNDDTGFWQTKDANQQWTSEKLSPGYTVAIGWKNFLRVMTDQGIQQPFVAIFIWTVVFAALTVLLTVAVGMVLACLMQWEALKGRAIYRLLLILPYAVPAFISILIFKGLFNQSFGEINMMLDSLFGIKPAWFSDPAMARTMLVIVNTWLGYPYMMILCMGLLKAIPDDLYEASALDGATPRQNFLRITLPLLIKPLTPLMIASFAFNFNNFVLVLLLTNGGPDRLGTTTPAGYTDLLVSYTWRIAFEGGGGQDFGLAAAIATLIFLLVGALALVNLKFTRIRTE, encoded by the coding sequence ATGGCAAAATCCGCATTGTGGTGGCAGCGTGACGCCCTGAAGTGGCTGGTTCTTGCCCTCTGCGTGTTAGTAACCGGCTATCTGGTTGTGCTGATGTATGCTCAGGGCGAATACCTGTTCGCTATCGTCACGCTGGTGCTGCTCAGCAGCGGCCTGGTGGTGTTTTCCGCACGCCGGGCGCAGGCGTGGCGCTATGTCTGGCCCGGTCTGGCGGGCATGGTACTGTTTATCCTGTTCCCGCTCGCCTGCACTATCGCTATCGCCTTCACTAATTACAGCAGCACTAACCAGCTCACCTTCGAGCGGGCACGCCAGGTGTTGCTGGACCGCCAGTTTCAGGCGGGCGAAGGCTACGCTTTTTCACTTTGGTCAGCGACAGATAACCAATGGCGTCTGTTACTGAACGGCGCGGAAAACAAACAGTTTATCTCGCCGCCCTTCTCGCTCTCTTCTCCAAGTGAGCAAACGCTTACTCTTACTGAGACACAACAGCCGCCCGATGGCGAGCGTGCAATGCTGCGTGTTATTACGCAGAATCGTCAGGCTCTTTCCCGGCTGACTGCGCACCTGCCGGATGGCACACAGCTACGGATGAGTTCGCTGCGCCAGTTCTCCGGTACACAGCCGCGTTATCACCTCGGTGAAGGTGATATCCTGACCGACAAACAAACCGGCCAGATATGGTATCCCAACGATGATACAGGCTTCTGGCAAACCAAAGATGCAAATCAGCAGTGGACCAGCGAAAAGCTTAGTCCTGGCTACACCGTCGCAATTGGCTGGAAAAATTTCCTGCGCGTAATGACCGATCAGGGCATCCAGCAGCCGTTTGTCGCTATTTTTATCTGGACGGTAGTTTTCGCGGCGCTGACGGTGCTGCTGACCGTCGCGGTTGGCATGGTGCTGGCCTGCCTGATGCAGTGGGAAGCGTTGAAAGGACGCGCAATTTATCGACTACTGTTGATTCTGCCCTACGCGGTGCCCGCCTTTATCTCTATTCTGATCTTTAAGGGGCTGTTTAATCAGAGCTTCGGCGAGATCAATATGATGCTTGATAGCCTGTTCGGTATCAAACCCGCCTGGTTCAGCGATCCGGCGATGGCGCGCACTATGCTGGTCATCGTTAATACCTGGCTTGGTTATCCCTACATGATGATTCTCTGTATGGGATTGTTAAAGGCGATACCGGACGATCTCTATGAGGCTTCCGCGCTGGATGGCGCCACGCCACGGCAAAACTTCCTGCGTATTACGCTGCCGCTGCTGATTAAGCCATTGACACCGCTGATGATCGCCAGCTTTGCATTTAACTTTAATAACTTCGTACTGGTATTACTACTGACCAACGGCGGGCCGGACCGTCTGGGCACGACCACGCCTGCAGGCTACACCGATCTGCTGGTGAGCTACACCTGGCGTATCGCCTTTGAAGGCGGCGGCGGTCAGGATTTCGGCCTGGCAGCCGCTATCGCTACGCTGATCTTCCTGCTGGTTGGCGCACTGGCGCTGGTTAATCTGAAGTTCACCCGTATCAGAACAGAGTAA
- the malG gene encoding maltose ABC transporter permease MalG, with product MAMVKPKSQKLRLALTHLLLLSFIVLIMYPLLMVFAISLRPGNYAIGSLLPEHISWDHWKLALGFAVTHENGSVTPPPFPVLLWLWNSVKVAAITAVGIVALSTTCAYAFARMRFRGKSTLLKGMLIFQMFPAVLSLVALYALFDRLGQYIPFIGLNTHAGLVFAYLGGIALHVWTIKGYFETIDGSLEEAAALDGATPWQAFRLILLPLSVPILAVVFILSFIAAVTEVPVASLLLRDVNSYTLAVGMQQYLNPQNYLWGDFAAAAVLSALPITLVFLLAQRWLVSGLTAGGVKG from the coding sequence ATGGCGATGGTAAAACCTAAATCGCAAAAGCTACGGCTGGCGTTGACGCATCTGTTGCTGCTTAGCTTTATCGTACTGATTATGTATCCGCTGCTGATGGTGTTTGCTATCTCGCTGCGCCCTGGCAATTATGCCATCGGCAGTTTGCTGCCGGAGCATATTTCCTGGGATCACTGGAAGCTGGCCCTCGGTTTTGCGGTAACCCATGAAAACGGCAGCGTCACACCGCCGCCCTTTCCGGTGCTGCTGTGGCTGTGGAACTCGGTAAAAGTGGCGGCGATTACTGCCGTTGGTATCGTGGCGCTTTCAACCACCTGTGCCTATGCTTTTGCCCGTATGCGCTTTCGCGGTAAATCAACGCTGTTGAAGGGCATGTTGATATTTCAGATGTTCCCGGCGGTACTGTCGCTGGTGGCGCTCTATGCACTGTTCGATCGCCTGGGGCAGTACATTCCTTTTATTGGCCTGAATACTCATGCCGGGCTGGTATTTGCTTATCTGGGCGGCATTGCTCTGCATGTCTGGACGATTAAAGGTTATTTCGAGACTATCGACGGTTCGCTGGAAGAAGCTGCGGCGCTTGATGGCGCGACGCCCTGGCAGGCGTTTCGCCTGATTCTGCTGCCGCTTTCCGTACCGATTCTCGCCGTGGTGTTTATTTTGTCGTTTATCGCTGCCGTCACCGAAGTGCCGGTTGCTTCGCTGCTGCTGCGCGACGTTAACAGCTATACCCTGGCGGTAGGAATGCAGCAGTACCTGAATCCGCAGAACTATCTGTGGGGTGATTTTGCCGCAGCGGCGGTGCTGTCAGCGCTGCCGATTACGCTGGTCTTTTTGCTGGCGCAGCGCTGGTTGGTAAGCGGCCTGACCGCTGGCGGCGTGAAGGGTTAA
- the psiE gene encoding phosphate-starvation-inducible protein PsiE yields the protein MISEKFIAAALQWVLNAGLLILAIILIVFLGKETIHLANVLLNTGEAASAYLLVEGIVIWFLYFEFIALIVKYFQSGYHFPLRYFVYIGITAIIRLIVVDHKNPFDTLCYSTAILILVVTLWLANSNRLKRE from the coding sequence ATGATAAGTGAAAAATTCATCGCTGCGGCGCTACAATGGGTATTAAATGCCGGTCTGTTGATCCTGGCGATTATTTTAATTGTTTTCTTAGGTAAAGAGACAATTCATCTGGCAAACGTATTGCTGAATACCGGTGAGGCGGCTTCCGCCTATCTGCTGGTGGAAGGGATTGTCATCTGGTTTCTTTATTTTGAATTTATTGCGCTGATAGTGAAATATTTTCAGTCCGGATACCATTTCCCGCTACGTTATTTTGTCTATATCGGTATTACAGCGATTATTCGACTGATCGTTGTCGACCATAAAAATCCATTTGATACGCTCTGCTATTCCACAGCGATACTTATTCTGGTGGTAACGCTGTGGCTGGCGAACAGTAACCGGCTGAAGCGTGAGTAA
- a CDS encoding YjbH domain-containing protein yields the protein MKKYLLPTLMAVSVTAALHAQATIWDEPVRSSQSDFGGVGLLQVPTARMAKEGEFSFNYRDNDQYRFYSASMVVFPWLEATVRYSDVRTRQYSSSVNFSGNQTYKDKAFDFKLRLWQEDYWLPEVAAGTRDLSGTGLFDSEYLVASKAWGPLDFTLGIGWGYIGNGGNIKNPFCSYDDKFCQRRNGSGSSTSVNGDDLFKGPASIFGGVEYQTLWQPLRLKIEYEGNDYRGDYAGQLEQRSKVNVGAVYRLSDWADINTSYERGNTLTFGVTLHTNFNDLHTQHLDQAKPKWRPEPQMEVLQHTVVANQLMALKYNAGFDAPNLQIKDRTLYVTGEQVKYRDTQEGVDRANLILMNHLPANIDRLRITQTRYNLPQVTTETRVSSLYQQLDGYPLGHKPPLQQRRVNPVDPGKTEQGYYIERDSFSYGLAPVLNQSFGGPESFYMYQVGVGGHADYWLTQHLLVGGGFFADVTNNYDRFKYDGRPADSALPRVRTHIRDYVKNDLYINNLQMTGLHYFGNGIYAQLYGGYLETMYAGAGAEILYRPLDSCWAVGVDANYVKQRDWDNMMRFTRYKASTGHLTAYWQPGFVDDVLVKTSVGQYLAEDRGGTLDISKRFASGVSVGAYVTLTNVSREEYGEGDFTKGFYISVPMELFTATHNRGKALIGWEPLTRDGGQRLIRKHRLYDMTSDRDINFR from the coding sequence ATGAAAAAATATCTGCTTCCCACCCTGATGGCTGTTTCTGTCACTGCCGCTCTTCATGCACAGGCAACAATCTGGGATGAGCCGGTGCGCTCCTCCCAGTCAGATTTCGGCGGCGTAGGCCTGCTTCAGGTGCCAACGGCGCGCATGGCGAAAGAGGGTGAGTTCAGCTTTAACTATCGCGATAACGATCAGTACCGTTTCTATTCCGCATCAATGGTGGTTTTCCCATGGCTGGAAGCTACCGTACGCTATAGTGATGTGCGCACCAGACAGTACAGCAGCTCTGTTAACTTCAGCGGCAATCAGACCTATAAAGATAAGGCGTTCGATTTTAAGCTACGCCTGTGGCAGGAAGATTACTGGTTGCCGGAAGTGGCGGCAGGAACGCGCGACCTGTCCGGAACCGGCCTGTTTGACAGTGAATATCTGGTTGCCAGCAAAGCCTGGGGGCCACTCGATTTTACGCTGGGCATCGGCTGGGGTTATATCGGTAACGGCGGCAATATTAAGAATCCTTTCTGTAGCTATGACGATAAGTTCTGCCAGCGCCGCAACGGTTCCGGATCGTCAACCTCCGTTAACGGCGACGATCTGTTCAAAGGACCTGCCTCAATCTTTGGTGGCGTCGAATACCAGACGCTGTGGCAACCGTTACGCCTGAAAATAGAATATGAAGGTAATGATTACCGTGGAGACTATGCGGGACAGCTGGAACAACGTAGCAAAGTAAACGTTGGTGCCGTTTATCGCCTCAGCGACTGGGCCGATATTAATACCAGCTATGAGCGTGGCAATACCTTAACTTTTGGCGTCACGCTGCATACGAACTTTAACGATCTGCATACGCAGCATCTCGATCAGGCGAAACCAAAGTGGCGACCGGAACCGCAGATGGAAGTCTTGCAGCATACGGTGGTCGCTAATCAGCTGATGGCGCTGAAGTATAATGCCGGTTTTGATGCACCCAATCTGCAAATTAAAGACCGTACGCTCTATGTCACGGGCGAACAGGTCAAATACCGCGATACTCAGGAAGGTGTCGATCGAGCTAACCTGATTTTAATGAATCATTTACCCGCGAATATCGATAGGCTGCGTATTACCCAGACACGTTATAACCTGCCACAGGTTACTACCGAAACGCGCGTGAGCAGTTTGTATCAGCAGCTTGATGGTTATCCACTGGGACATAAGCCGCCGCTACAACAACGACGCGTCAATCCTGTCGATCCTGGAAAAACGGAACAGGGCTACTATATCGAAAGAGATTCCTTCAGTTATGGTCTTGCGCCGGTATTGAATCAGTCATTTGGCGGCCCGGAAAGCTTCTATATGTATCAGGTTGGTGTCGGGGGGCATGCCGACTACTGGCTAACTCAGCATCTGCTGGTGGGGGGCGGTTTCTTTGCCGACGTAACGAACAATTATGATCGATTCAAATATGATGGGCGACCTGCTGATTCCGCGCTGCCGCGCGTACGTACTCATATCCGTGATTATGTAAAAAATGATTTATACATTAATAATCTACAAATGACTGGCCTCCACTATTTTGGTAACGGCATCTATGCGCAGCTCTATGGCGGTTATCTTGAAACCATGTACGCTGGCGCGGGCGCAGAGATACTTTATCGTCCGCTGGACAGCTGCTGGGCAGTTGGCGTCGATGCAAACTACGTGAAGCAGCGCGACTGGGACAATATGATGCGGTTCACCCGTTATAAAGCTTCAACGGGCCATCTTACCGCCTACTGGCAGCCCGGTTTTGTGGATGATGTACTGGTAAAAACGAGCGTTGGACAGTATCTGGCGGAGGATAGAGGCGGTACGCTTGATATTTCGAAGCGTTTCGCCAGCGGCGTTAGCGTGGGTGCTTATGTCACGCTGACGAATGTCTCCCGCGAAGAGTATGGTGAAGGTGATTTTACCAAAGGCTTTTATATCTCCGTGCCGATGGAGCTGTTTACCGCCACGCATAACCGTGGAAAAGCGCTGATTGGCTGGGAACCGCTGACGCGTGATGGTGGGCAGAGGCTGATCCGTAAGCATCGCCTGTACGATATGACCAGCGATCGCGACATAAACTTTCGTTAG